A genomic region of Nostoc sp. UHCC 0702 contains the following coding sequences:
- a CDS encoding Re/Si-specific NAD(P)(+) transhydrogenase subunit alpha: MKIAVAKEIEVGERRVALNPDTVARLVKQGLEVWVETGAGERSFFSDSAYEAAGAKIIDDTATLWGETDILLKVSPPQERENGRSEIDLLREGSVLISFLNPLGNPVVAQQLANRKVTALSMELIPRTTRAQSMDALSSQASLAGYKSVLIAAAALPKYFPMLTTAAGTIAPAKIFIMGAGVAGLQAIATARRLGAVVEAFDIRPAVKEEVQSLGAKFVEVKLEEETTAAGGYAKEISEASKQRTQEVVTEHVKNADVVITTAQVPGKKAPLLVTEEMVAQMKPGSVIVDLAAEQGGNCACTEPGKDIVWNGVTIIGPINLPSSMPVHASQLYSKNVTSLVQLLIKDKALQVDFGDDIVDAACITHAGEIRNQRVRDALQALNTQEPAVS; this comes from the coding sequence ATGAAAATAGCAGTTGCTAAAGAAATAGAAGTTGGTGAACGTCGTGTGGCATTAAATCCTGACACCGTAGCCCGTTTAGTTAAACAGGGTTTGGAAGTTTGGGTAGAAACAGGAGCAGGAGAGCGTTCATTTTTTAGTGATTCTGCCTATGAAGCAGCAGGAGCTAAAATTATCGACGATACTGCCACATTATGGGGCGAAACAGATATTTTGTTGAAAGTTAGCCCACCGCAAGAGCGAGAAAATGGACGTTCAGAAATTGACTTACTGCGGGAAGGATCTGTGTTAATCAGCTTCCTCAATCCTTTGGGAAATCCTGTAGTAGCACAGCAACTGGCAAATCGTAAAGTCACAGCCTTGAGTATGGAGTTGATCCCCCGTACCACCAGGGCGCAAAGTATGGATGCTTTATCTTCCCAGGCATCGCTAGCAGGTTACAAATCAGTTTTGATAGCTGCTGCGGCATTACCAAAATATTTCCCAATGCTGACAACCGCCGCAGGCACCATCGCCCCAGCTAAGATATTTATCATGGGGGCTGGTGTGGCTGGATTGCAAGCGATCGCAACTGCTAGACGCTTGGGCGCAGTAGTAGAAGCCTTTGATATTCGTCCCGCTGTCAAAGAAGAAGTACAAAGCTTAGGGGCAAAATTCGTCGAAGTCAAACTCGAAGAAGAAACAACCGCCGCCGGCGGCTACGCCAAAGAAATTTCCGAAGCTAGCAAACAGCGTACCCAAGAAGTCGTCACTGAACACGTTAAAAACGCCGATGTCGTGATTACTACCGCCCAAGTACCTGGGAAAAAAGCACCATTGCTAGTCACTGAAGAAATGGTGGCACAGATGAAACCAGGTTCGGTAATTGTAGATTTAGCTGCCGAACAAGGTGGTAACTGCGCCTGCACCGAACCCGGCAAAGATATTGTATGGAACGGCGTGACAATTATTGGCCCCATCAATCTCCCTTCATCAATGCCAGTCCACGCCAGCCAATTGTATTCCAAGAACGTAACATCATTAGTCCAACTGCTAATTAAAGACAAAGCTTTGCAAGTGGACTTTGGCGACGACATCGTTGATGCAGCTTGCATTACCCATGCAGGTGAAATTCGCAATCAACGAGTCCGCGATGCGCTACAAGCCCTGAATACTCAAGAACCAGCGGTTAGTTAG
- the yidC gene encoding membrane protein insertase YidC: MDFGIGFLSNNVMLPIIDFFYGIVPSYGLAIVALTLIIRFALYPLSAGSIRSMRRMRIVQPLMQKRMAEIKERYKDDAQKQQEEMVNVQKEFGNPLAGCLPLLLQMPVLLALFATLRGSPFAGVNYSVNLQVFPAEQIERIQPQAFATAPQNIYVADGEHIPVTAILPGGNKLAVGEHTKIQYQTLEGKPFQVLLAEHPDNKLIPEWKIIKGEDRIKIDAEGNIEALQAGDVTIQGTIPGLAADKGFLFIDALGRVGAQDPDGTIHWDIVAMIVFFGISLYVSQALSGQNSSGGNPQQDTVNKITPVIFSGMFLFFPLPAGVLMYMVIGNIFQTAQTYLLSREPLPEELQKIVATQEKEAAIAEPKALPFEPKSSKKKTTG; this comes from the coding sequence ATGGATTTTGGTATCGGGTTTCTCTCGAACAACGTAATGCTGCCAATCATAGATTTTTTCTATGGCATTGTGCCTAGCTATGGATTGGCGATCGTTGCCTTGACATTGATAATCCGCTTTGCGCTCTATCCCCTGAGTGCTGGTTCAATTCGTAGTATGCGGCGGATGCGAATTGTGCAACCTCTGATGCAAAAGCGGATGGCGGAAATCAAAGAGCGTTACAAGGACGATGCACAGAAGCAGCAAGAGGAAATGGTCAATGTCCAAAAGGAATTTGGCAACCCACTAGCAGGATGTTTACCACTGCTGTTGCAAATGCCAGTTCTATTAGCGCTGTTTGCCACTTTGCGGGGTTCGCCTTTTGCCGGAGTGAACTACTCTGTCAACCTGCAAGTCTTTCCCGCTGAACAAATCGAACGAATTCAACCCCAAGCTTTTGCTACTGCTCCCCAAAACATCTATGTTGCTGATGGGGAGCATATTCCCGTAACTGCTATCCTTCCTGGCGGCAATAAATTAGCCGTGGGAGAACACACCAAAATACAATATCAGACCCTCGAAGGCAAACCATTTCAGGTGCTTTTAGCAGAACACCCTGATAACAAGTTGATTCCTGAATGGAAGATCATCAAAGGCGAAGATAGAATCAAAATCGATGCTGAGGGCAATATAGAAGCCCTACAAGCAGGAGATGTGACGATTCAAGGCACTATTCCAGGTCTAGCAGCCGATAAAGGATTTTTGTTCATCGATGCTTTAGGTAGGGTTGGTGCCCAAGATCCCGATGGCACTATCCACTGGGATATCGTGGCAATGATAGTATTCTTTGGGATCAGCCTTTATGTGAGCCAAGCACTTTCTGGGCAAAATTCCAGTGGTGGCAACCCACAACAAGATACGGTTAACAAAATCACCCCAGTTATATTTTCTGGGATGTTTTTGTTCTTCCCCCTACCTGCTGGGGTGTTGATGTATATGGTGATTGGAAATATTTTCCAAACCGCCCAAACCTATCTTCTCTCCCGCGAACCTCTACCAGAGGAACTGCAAAAAATCGTAGCTACCCAAGAAAAAGAAGCTGCGATCGCAGAACCAAAGGCGTTACCCTTTGAACCAAAAAGTTCTAAGAAAAAGACTACAGGTTAA
- a CDS encoding DUF2278 family protein yields the protein MALKNYGVLKSRAINRKLGEGSTPHYQVLVTDEKQKYRIAINVKSKESPSELLYFVDENFSHPITKELQELDAGFHELVSKPGGIALDYIRGNFFDPAQMKPLPYNVPGPDNDLNELLELYIARAIASSDAVLYPFGERWGPEPDVKDKYFGFLPGNGIHDIHMNQGNAGQFQKDNGVWQDGGLLIHYPTRNQWVGIFLAFQSQSFHTDDTTGNRIDVVIPATTASIRIVAALVNPLGDDVGKETVSLINTSAQKVDLNGWALADRTKRKQRLSGIINAGEVVRVPLGKDGIQLDNNGGIITLLDDKGLKIDGVSYTKKDTQQQGWTIVF from the coding sequence ATGGCTTTAAAAAATTACGGTGTTCTCAAAAGTCGGGCTATAAATCGCAAACTTGGAGAAGGTTCTACCCCTCATTACCAAGTGCTTGTGACTGACGAGAAACAAAAGTATCGCATTGCTATCAACGTCAAATCAAAGGAAAGTCCCTCAGAATTACTGTACTTTGTAGACGAAAATTTTTCTCATCCCATTACAAAGGAACTACAAGAATTAGATGCCGGGTTCCATGAGTTGGTCAGCAAACCTGGAGGAATAGCTTTAGATTACATTCGGGGGAATTTTTTCGATCCGGCTCAGATGAAACCGTTGCCATATAATGTGCCAGGGCCAGACAACGACCTCAACGAATTACTAGAACTATACATTGCACGGGCGATCGCATCATCAGATGCAGTCCTCTATCCCTTTGGTGAAAGGTGGGGCCCAGAACCAGATGTGAAGGACAAGTATTTTGGTTTTCTTCCTGGTAATGGTATCCATGATATCCACATGAACCAGGGTAATGCCGGTCAATTTCAAAAAGATAATGGTGTTTGGCAAGATGGCGGACTGCTGATTCATTATCCAACCCGGAATCAGTGGGTAGGTATCTTCTTAGCCTTCCAGTCCCAGTCCTTCCATACCGACGACACCACCGGCAACAGAATCGATGTGGTAATTCCAGCCACAACAGCGTCAATTCGCATTGTTGCTGCTTTGGTGAATCCCTTGGGAGACGACGTAGGCAAAGAGACAGTCAGTTTAATCAATACCTCAGCCCAAAAAGTAGACTTAAATGGTTGGGCACTTGCAGATCGAACCAAGCGCAAGCAACGCCTCAGTGGCATTATTAATGCAGGTGAAGTTGTGAGAGTGCCTTTAGGTAAAGATGGCATCCAATTAGACAATAATGGCGGTATTATTACCCTTTTGGATGATAAAGGACTCAAAATTGACGGTGTTTCTTACACTAAAAAAGATACCCAACAACAGGGTTGGACAATAGTGTTTTGA
- the rpmH gene encoding 50S ribosomal protein L34: protein MQRTLGGTCRKRKRTSGFRARMRTPDGRNVIRARRKRGRYRLSV, encoded by the coding sequence ATGCAGAGAACCTTGGGCGGCACTTGCCGTAAGAGAAAAAGAACCTCTGGTTTTCGTGCCAGAATGCGGACACCAGACGGAAGAAACGTGATCAGGGCAAGAAGAAAAAGAGGGCGTTATCGTCTAAGCGTTTAG
- the tnpA gene encoding IS200/IS605 family transposase codes for MMEVKQCRGYVYAIEYHIVWCVKYRHKVLKDEIAEFLKEVLIETAIIYKFKVESLEVVEDHVHVLVSATPQHTIPNIVKMLKGISARKLFLKFPELKKKLWGGHLWNPSYFVSTVSENTEAQVKKYIENQNAESV; via the coding sequence ATTATGGAAGTAAAACAGTGCAGAGGCTACGTTTACGCAATTGAATATCATATTGTATGGTGTGTTAAGTATAGACACAAGGTACTGAAGGATGAAATAGCTGAGTTCCTGAAAGAGGTTCTAATTGAGACGGCAATTATCTATAAATTTAAAGTCGAGAGTCTTGAGGTAGTAGAGGATCATGTTCATGTTTTAGTATCTGCAACGCCTCAGCACACTATTCCGAATATAGTCAAAATGCTAAAAGGAATATCAGCTAGAAAGCTATTTTTAAAATTTCCCGAACTCAAAAAAAAGTTGTGGGGAGGTCATCTTTGGAATCCTTCATATTTTGTAAGCACTGTTTCAGAAAATACAGAAGCACAAGTGAAGAAATACATAGAGAACCAAAATGCAGAAAGCGTTTAA
- a CDS encoding ribonuclease P protein component, producing MALPKANRLKSRKDFQAVFTEGIRRHSSHFTLRALRPRCSTEPSLDTVINTQPPTDSGKLASTRIGVSISTKVSKRAVVRNRIKRQITAILHNFLPKLSPGWRLVVVVKPTAAESKCVSQQFLQELEQLLAQAEVFNGHS from the coding sequence GTGGCTTTGCCCAAGGCGAATCGACTAAAATCTCGAAAAGATTTCCAAGCAGTTTTCACTGAAGGAATTCGGCGTCATAGTTCTCATTTCACATTGAGAGCCTTACGACCTAGATGTTCAACAGAACCTTCTTTGGATACTGTTATTAACACTCAACCACCTACCGACTCAGGAAAGCTTGCCAGCACAAGAATTGGCGTTTCGATTAGTACAAAAGTTAGTAAAAGAGCAGTAGTTCGCAACCGGATTAAACGCCAGATTACTGCTATTTTGCACAATTTCTTGCCGAAATTGTCACCAGGCTGGCGGCTAGTGGTTGTTGTTAAACCAACAGCAGCAGAATCTAAGTGCGTAAGCCAACAATTTCTGCAAGAATTAGAGCAGTTGTTGGCACAAGCTGAGGTATTCAATGGGCATTCGTGA
- the maf gene encoding septum formation inhibitor Maf, with amino-acid sequence MGIPTFVLASASPARLRLLQTVGIKPIVQPSDYDESQIQLSDPAQLVQTLAQHKAETVASGFESALIMGCDSVLAVNGEIHGKPVDASEAIARWQLMQGNFGDLYTGHVLIDLCQKRTIVRCQVTRVYFAQMSDRAIKAYVATGEPLKCAGAFALEGFGSLFVEKIAGCHSNVIGLSLPLLRQMLAELGYDVVDFWQ; translated from the coding sequence ATGGGTATCCCAACCTTTGTACTTGCCTCTGCTTCCCCTGCACGGCTTCGCTTGCTGCAAACTGTTGGTATTAAACCGATAGTTCAACCCAGTGATTACGATGAGTCGCAAATTCAACTCAGTGATCCTGCACAGTTGGTGCAAACTCTTGCCCAACACAAGGCAGAAACTGTCGCCTCTGGGTTTGAATCAGCTTTAATTATGGGCTGTGATTCAGTTTTGGCGGTCAATGGTGAGATTCATGGTAAGCCAGTGGATGCCTCGGAAGCGATCGCTCGCTGGCAATTAATGCAAGGTAATTTTGGTGACTTGTATACTGGGCATGTACTGATTGACCTTTGCCAAAAGCGCACTATAGTAAGGTGTCAGGTGACAAGGGTTTATTTTGCTCAAATGAGCGATCGCGCTATTAAAGCTTATGTTGCCACAGGCGAACCCCTCAAGTGTGCTGGTGCTTTCGCTCTTGAAGGTTTTGGTAGTCTATTCGTAGAAAAAATCGCAGGTTGTCACAGTAACGTTATTGGACTGAGCTTACCTCTGCTACGGCAAATGCTAGCAGAACTGGGGTACGATGTCGTCGATTTCTGGCAATAG
- a CDS encoding RNA-binding protein, whose translation MSDSPMQRGQQWLKTLLELTGISAEIQGNLEAAQSQDSDSQEPDNYWLTIDETNLTPQQIQVLIGPDGSVLDAIQYLANSILNLSQPQEGQASYTIELNGYRLKRQAEIRSLAEAAADEVRSFGQEVEIKSLSSAERRQIHTFLKDFRDLETFSRGKEPHRHLVVRPASFE comes from the coding sequence ATGAGCGACAGTCCCATGCAGCGAGGTCAGCAGTGGTTAAAAACACTGCTGGAACTCACTGGGATATCAGCTGAGATTCAGGGTAATTTAGAAGCCGCCCAATCTCAAGACAGTGATTCCCAAGAACCAGATAACTATTGGTTGACGATTGATGAAACCAATCTCACACCACAACAAATTCAAGTTTTGATTGGCCCTGATGGTTCTGTGCTAGATGCAATTCAGTATCTAGCTAATTCCATTTTAAACCTGAGCCAACCGCAGGAGGGCCAAGCTTCTTACACCATTGAATTGAATGGCTACCGACTTAAAAGACAAGCAGAAATTCGCTCATTAGCAGAAGCTGCTGCTGATGAAGTGCGTTCTTTTGGTCAAGAAGTGGAAATAAAATCTCTCAGTTCAGCCGAACGCCGTCAAATCCATACCTTCTTAAAAGACTTTAGAGATTTGGAAACCTTCAGTCGTGGTAAAGAGCCGCATCGTCATTTGGTTGTACGTCCAGCTTCATTTGAATAA
- a CDS encoding photosystem II reaction center PsbP family protein → MWKRIAFILLLVLSVSLSNPGVAAAAGFKSFVDTTDGYEFLYPNGWLQVKVANGPDVVFHDLIEVSENVSVVISPVPDDKTLAELGAPTEVGYKLGKAALAPPDSGRTAELVNALERESKGKTYYILEYLVKLPNQQQRHNIASVAVSRGKLFTFNASIPEKRWQRVKRTMEDVVNSFSVY, encoded by the coding sequence ATGTGGAAACGAATTGCATTTATTTTGCTATTGGTATTGAGTGTCAGCCTGAGTAATCCTGGTGTAGCTGCTGCGGCTGGATTTAAAAGTTTTGTAGATACTACTGATGGTTATGAGTTTTTATACCCTAATGGCTGGTTGCAGGTAAAAGTTGCTAATGGCCCTGATGTGGTGTTCCACGATTTGATTGAAGTATCTGAAAATGTATCTGTGGTTATTAGTCCAGTTCCCGATGACAAAACTTTGGCAGAACTAGGAGCGCCAACGGAAGTAGGGTATAAACTAGGAAAAGCTGCTCTTGCTCCTCCTGATTCTGGTCGTACAGCCGAATTAGTTAATGCCCTTGAGCGAGAATCTAAAGGGAAAACATACTACATTTTAGAGTATTTGGTGAAACTTCCAAATCAGCAACAACGGCATAACATCGCTAGCGTTGCTGTCAGCCGTGGCAAGCTTTTTACCTTTAACGCTTCGATACCTGAAAAACGTTGGCAGAGAGTTAAACGGACTATGGAAGATGTTGTAAATTCTTTTTCTGTTTATTAG
- a CDS encoding NAD(P) transhydrogenase subunit alpha — translation MTEALLAALFVFVLASFIGFEVINKVPPTLHTPLMSGSNAISGIAVLGAIVAAGARETSVSVILGLIAVILATVNVVGGFLVTDRMLQMFKKKEIKA, via the coding sequence ATGACAGAAGCATTACTTGCTGCTTTATTTGTATTTGTTTTGGCATCTTTTATTGGCTTTGAAGTCATCAACAAAGTACCACCGACTCTACACACGCCCTTAATGTCAGGTTCAAATGCGATTTCTGGCATTGCGGTACTGGGGGCGATAGTGGCTGCTGGTGCTAGAGAAACGAGTGTTTCAGTGATTCTCGGTTTAATTGCCGTCATACTGGCGACAGTCAACGTCGTGGGTGGTTTCTTAGTCACTGACAGAATGTTACAAATGTTCAAGAAAAAGGAGATTAAGGCGTGA
- a CDS encoding DUF177 domain-containing protein — MDAIYIPQLTKAPERTEEIQVNEFLPGLETLTPVRGRVRVQHHGNYLEVSGQAEAIITCTCNRCLQQYNHRLTVDNKEIIWLDETANQANDLPLEREVAMEDLVETLLPDGYFYPAEWLYEQMCLEMPQRQLCDLNCPGILTSKADNSDKPVDNRWASLEALKKQLPG; from the coding sequence ATGGACGCAATTTATATTCCGCAGCTAACCAAAGCCCCGGAGCGGACAGAGGAAATTCAGGTTAACGAGTTTCTGCCTGGTCTGGAAACGTTGACACCAGTTCGCGGCCGCGTTCGCGTCCAGCATCACGGCAATTACCTGGAAGTCTCCGGTCAAGCAGAGGCAATTATTACTTGTACTTGTAACCGCTGCTTGCAGCAGTATAATCATCGTTTAACGGTTGATAATAAGGAAATCATCTGGTTAGATGAAACCGCTAATCAAGCAAATGACTTGCCTTTAGAAAGGGAAGTGGCTATGGAAGATTTAGTAGAAACCTTATTACCTGATGGTTATTTTTATCCGGCTGAATGGTTGTATGAACAGATGTGTTTAGAAATGCCTCAGCGTCAATTGTGTGATCTCAATTGTCCTGGTATTTTGACCAGTAAAGCCGATAATTCAGACAAGCCTGTTGATAACCGCTGGGCTTCTTTGGAAGCACTCAAAAAGCAACTTCCGGGATAA
- the tnpB gene encoding IS200/IS605 family element transposase accessory protein TnpB encodes MQKAFKVTLILNHNQEVLINKSIGCARFVYNHFLALKQELYLTEQKTLNYNACSQRLTLLKKEVEWLQEVDKFALQNSLRNLETAYKNFFADFKKIKGRKNVCFPKFKKKHGCKQSYKTNLTNGNIQVIENRLKLPKLGWVKFHKSQEITGKLVNVTVTRTSSDKYIASILCETEMERHSIVAQNIGLDLGINSYLVTSNGEVVDNPKYYRTQKRKLRKAHKKLSRTVKGSSNRVKAKIKLARTYERITNLRDDFLHKLSTRLIKENSIICIEDLRVTNMVKNHKLSLSISDASWSKFVTMLEYKALWHDRIVQKVGTFYPSSQTCNCCRFVNPLVKDLKLREWSCPQCSSYNLRDNNAALNILDEGLRLIAAVGIPEALNACRELVSPGSFQAEIVEAGIA; translated from the coding sequence ATGCAGAAAGCGTTTAAAGTTACACTCATTCTTAACCACAACCAAGAAGTCTTAATTAATAAGAGTATTGGTTGTGCAAGGTTTGTGTATAACCACTTCCTAGCATTAAAACAAGAGTTATACCTCACCGAGCAAAAAACGTTAAACTATAATGCTTGTAGTCAGCGACTAACTCTACTCAAGAAAGAAGTCGAATGGCTCCAAGAGGTAGATAAGTTTGCCTTACAAAACTCACTTAGGAATTTAGAGACAGCATACAAAAACTTTTTTGCTGACTTCAAGAAAATTAAAGGTAGAAAAAACGTATGCTTTCCTAAATTCAAAAAGAAGCATGGGTGCAAGCAGTCTTACAAAACCAACCTGACTAATGGCAACATTCAGGTAATTGAGAATCGTTTAAAGCTTCCCAAGCTAGGATGGGTGAAGTTTCATAAATCTCAGGAAATTACTGGAAAACTTGTAAATGTTACTGTAACTCGTACTTCATCAGATAAATATATTGCTAGTATTCTGTGTGAAACAGAGATGGAGAGACACTCAATAGTGGCTCAAAATATTGGTTTAGACCTGGGAATTAATTCTTATCTTGTTACAAGCAATGGTGAAGTTGTAGATAATCCCAAATATTACCGGACTCAAAAAAGGAAGTTACGTAAAGCACACAAAAAACTATCCCGCACTGTAAAAGGTAGTAGTAATAGAGTCAAAGCAAAAATCAAGCTGGCTCGTACCTACGAACGTATTACGAATTTGAGAGATGACTTTCTACACAAACTTTCAACTCGCCTAATTAAAGAAAATAGTATTATCTGTATCGAAGATTTGCGAGTCACCAACATGGTTAAGAATCATAAATTATCTTTGAGTATTTCAGACGCTAGTTGGTCTAAGTTCGTTACCATGCTCGAATATAAAGCTTTATGGCATGACAGAATTGTGCAGAAAGTTGGTACGTTTTATCCTTCGTCTCAGACCTGTAATTGTTGTCGTTTTGTTAACCCATTAGTTAAAGATTTAAAGCTACGCGAATGGTCTTGTCCACAATGTAGTAGTTACAACCTAAGAGACAATAATGCAGCTTTGAACATATTGGATGAGGGATTGAGATTAATAGCCGCCGTGGGTATCCCGGAGGCTCTAAACGCCTGTAGAGAACTTGTAAGTCCTGGATCTTTTCAGGCAGAGATCGTTGAAGCAGGAATCGCGTGA
- a CDS encoding PH domain-containing protein yields MGIREEVFYEGGPHVGDLILNLLIGLTVVGIPLTVGAIVRALWLRFRITDRRVTVIGGWMGRDRTDVIYSEIVKVVKVPRGVGIWGDMVLTLKNGSRLEMRAVPKFREVYDYINEKVTAKNPQYSGAANN; encoded by the coding sequence ATGGGCATTCGTGAAGAAGTTTTTTATGAAGGTGGCCCGCACGTTGGGGATTTGATTCTCAACCTATTAATTGGGTTAACAGTCGTGGGTATACCATTGACAGTAGGGGCAATTGTCAGGGCGTTGTGGTTGCGCTTCCGCATCACAGACCGTCGAGTCACCGTAATCGGCGGTTGGATGGGACGCGATCGCACTGACGTGATTTATTCAGAAATTGTCAAAGTTGTCAAAGTGCCCCGTGGTGTTGGCATTTGGGGAGATATGGTGCTAACCCTGAAAAATGGTAGTCGCCTAGAAATGCGGGCTGTTCCCAAATTTCGGGAAGTATACGACTACATCAACGAAAAAGTCACCGCCAAAAATCCCCAATATAGCGGTGCTGCCAACAATTGA
- the pyrF gene encoding orotidine-5'-phosphate decarboxylase, whose product MNVEQQIIVALDVPDVESAIAFVDQLPQVGFWKVGLELFTSSGPTILEVLKSRQKRIFLDLKFDDIPNTVAGACRAAARYGVDLLTIHATAGREALLAATEAVQVGAAQTGVQPPKLIAVTLLTSISARQLAIDLKIPLELPEYILEMALMAKETGLNGVVCSPQEVAQLRQTCGDDFLLVCPGVRPTWANMADQKRSLTPAQAIQAGANYLVIGRPITAAAEPKLAWQRISEELTTVV is encoded by the coding sequence ATGAATGTAGAACAACAGATTATTGTGGCTTTGGATGTGCCGGATGTGGAAAGTGCGATCGCTTTTGTGGATCAATTGCCGCAAGTGGGTTTTTGGAAAGTGGGTTTAGAATTGTTCACCAGTTCTGGGCCAACAATCTTGGAAGTCCTAAAATCGCGGCAAAAGCGCATTTTCCTAGATTTAAAGTTTGATGATATCCCCAACACTGTTGCTGGTGCTTGTCGGGCTGCGGCTAGGTACGGGGTTGATTTGCTGACAATTCATGCTACTGCTGGTAGAGAAGCCCTCCTAGCTGCAACTGAGGCTGTACAAGTAGGCGCGGCACAAACTGGTGTCCAACCACCTAAATTAATTGCCGTGACTCTGCTGACAAGTATTTCTGCTAGACAGTTGGCAATTGATTTGAAAATTCCTCTAGAATTGCCAGAATACATCCTAGAAATGGCATTAATGGCTAAAGAAACGGGGTTAAATGGAGTTGTATGTTCACCTCAAGAAGTAGCACAGTTACGGCAAACTTGTGGAGATGATTTTCTCCTAGTTTGTCCTGGTGTACGTCCAACTTGGGCAAACATGGCAGATCAAAAGCGATCGCTTACCCCAGCACAAGCTATTCAAGCCGGTGCAAATTACTTGGTAATTGGGCGTCCCATCACTGCGGCGGCTGAACCTAAGTTAGCTTGGCAGAGAATTTCTGAGGAATTAACGACCGTGGTATGA
- a CDS encoding DUF2808 domain-containing protein: MRRLLSAVAVTSCLLAGFPVMTWAQSLPGLTLFSGVKSENQLPFRLDFGGQTNNRDRYILRIPEKKMKLAVAQFAITYPNYYKGRFDPKKVEVRVKNKKVALSEVKWDKEGRVLEIFPQEPVPAGNKVELVLSNVQNPAFGGTFYFNCQVLSPGDVPLLRYLGTWIISVS, translated from the coding sequence ATGCGCCGTTTACTTTCTGCTGTAGCCGTAACAAGCTGTTTGCTGGCTGGGTTTCCAGTCATGACTTGGGCGCAAAGCCTACCTGGTTTAACGCTGTTTAGCGGTGTCAAAAGCGAAAATCAGCTGCCCTTCCGGTTAGATTTTGGTGGGCAAACAAATAACCGCGATCGCTACATTCTCCGGATTCCAGAGAAAAAAATGAAATTGGCGGTTGCTCAGTTCGCCATTACCTACCCAAATTATTACAAAGGAAGATTTGACCCCAAAAAGGTAGAGGTGAGGGTTAAAAATAAAAAAGTTGCCCTATCTGAAGTCAAATGGGACAAAGAAGGCCGCGTATTAGAAATTTTTCCCCAAGAGCCAGTCCCAGCAGGTAATAAGGTGGAGTTAGTCCTATCTAACGTGCAAAACCCAGCATTCGGTGGTACTTTTTATTTCAACTGCCAGGTTCTTTCCCCAGGAGATGTACCACTACTGCGTTACCTGGGAACCTGGATTATTAGTGTCAGTTAA